In Candidatus Manganitrophaceae bacterium, the following proteins share a genomic window:
- the nirD gene encoding nitrite reductase small subunit NirD, with the protein MRTGLKDRDTRKNIVVIGNGMVGQRFCEKLVAFDTGKKCRITTFCEEPRAAYDRVGLTSFFAHRDAEKLMLAKRAWYDEHGVELHVGDRANKIDRKSCIVHSDKGVKIAYDVLALTTGSYPFVPKVSGINKNGVFVYRTIEDLERIIAYGAKIKRAAILGGGLLGLEAAKAAHDLGLETHVVECAPRLMPRNIDDAGSRILVLKIEELGVSIHLNKMLEEVIGNGVVEAMRFTDGEMLDVDMIIVSAGICPRDELAQDCGLEVGTPGGIVVNDHLQTSDPSIYAMGEVVRHREVTYGLVAPGYEMADVVAANLTGDDVTFTGSDLSAKLKLLGVDVASFGSYEAGPEEAKPLTWEDPFGGIYKKLLFSHDGTRLIGGMLIGDAGDYGLLSMMVKSNDPLPCKPHELILGKSGGASVLGGVEAMPDSAQICSCNNVTKGNICTAIREGELTTMAQVKEATTAGTGCGGCVPLVTDLFRAEMRAAGVTVKNHLCEHFAYSRTEIFALIKAKKLKTFYEIIAATGTGDGCEICKPAITSILAGMWNENIMEPDHQTLQDSNDRFLANTQRGGLYSVIPRIAAGEITPDKLVALGETAKAYGLYTKITGGQRIDLFGAQVQDLPDIWEKLVAAGFESGHAYGKALRTIKSCVGTTWCRYGVQDSVGFAVRLENRYKGIRAPHKLKSAVSGCVRECAEAQGKDFGLVATEHGYNLYLCGNGGAKPRHADLFATDIDEETTVTYIDRFLIYYIMTADKLTRTSVWIEKLEGGIEHLKEVIIEDKLGICAELDERMQYLVDTYKCEWTEVVNDPERRKAFRQFVNTDETESSLEIISERGQQRPADWPSESVSLEQFKLLQQRLPEADLVQENQSAWVKVGIVSDFPTNGGATIKVGKVQIAVFNFESRGKWYACQQMCPHKKAFVLSRGIIGDVQGTPKVACPLHKKNFSLASGESLNGEAYAIRVFQVKVEGEEVFLDLPPIEVLDQILATEIGCRLATSCDTSPDLLQVL; encoded by the coding sequence ATGAGGACAGGGTTAAAGGACAGGGACACGCGAAAGAATATCGTCGTGATCGGAAACGGGATGGTTGGGCAGCGGTTTTGTGAGAAACTGGTGGCCTTCGATACCGGAAAAAAATGCAGGATCACGACCTTTTGCGAGGAACCCCGTGCCGCATATGATCGCGTCGGCCTGACCTCGTTTTTTGCGCATCGCGATGCAGAAAAACTCATGTTGGCAAAGAGGGCATGGTATGACGAGCACGGCGTGGAATTGCATGTCGGTGATCGCGCTAATAAAATTGATCGGAAGTCGTGTATTGTCCATTCCGACAAAGGGGTCAAGATTGCCTATGATGTATTGGCCCTTACCACGGGTTCTTACCCCTTTGTGCCCAAGGTGTCAGGGATTAATAAAAATGGCGTCTTTGTCTATCGCACCATTGAAGACCTGGAGCGCATCATCGCTTACGGAGCGAAGATCAAGCGGGCCGCGATCCTCGGAGGAGGTCTGCTCGGTCTGGAGGCGGCCAAGGCCGCCCATGACTTGGGTCTCGAAACGCATGTGGTTGAATGCGCGCCCCGGCTCATGCCGAGAAATATTGATGATGCCGGGTCTCGGATATTGGTTCTAAAAATCGAAGAACTCGGGGTTTCTATTCATCTCAACAAGATGCTGGAAGAAGTTATCGGCAACGGCGTTGTCGAAGCGATGCGCTTTACAGATGGCGAGATGCTTGATGTCGACATGATTATTGTTTCTGCCGGGATTTGCCCACGGGATGAGCTTGCCCAGGATTGCGGTCTTGAGGTGGGTACGCCCGGCGGCATCGTAGTGAACGATCACCTTCAAACCTCTGACCCTTCCATTTATGCCATGGGCGAGGTTGTCCGGCACCGCGAAGTGACTTACGGCCTGGTTGCGCCGGGCTACGAGATGGCAGACGTGGTGGCGGCCAATCTTACCGGAGACGATGTGACATTCACCGGATCCGATCTTTCCGCCAAGTTAAAGCTCTTGGGTGTGGATGTTGCCAGCTTCGGAAGTTATGAAGCCGGGCCAGAGGAGGCCAAACCGCTTACCTGGGAAGACCCCTTCGGAGGGATCTATAAGAAACTTCTCTTCAGTCATGACGGCACCCGTCTGATCGGCGGGATGCTGATCGGGGATGCCGGTGATTATGGTCTTCTCTCCATGATGGTCAAAAGTAACGACCCCCTCCCCTGTAAACCCCATGAACTGATTCTGGGCAAGTCAGGCGGCGCGTCAGTGCTGGGTGGGGTCGAGGCCATGCCCGACTCGGCCCAGATCTGTTCTTGCAACAACGTGACCAAGGGAAACATTTGTACGGCAATTCGTGAGGGTGAGCTTACGACAATGGCACAGGTCAAGGAAGCGACGACAGCAGGAACAGGATGTGGTGGCTGTGTGCCGTTGGTGACCGACCTTTTTCGCGCAGAGATGCGCGCGGCGGGGGTGACGGTGAAGAACCACCTGTGTGAGCACTTTGCTTATTCACGCACCGAAATCTTTGCCCTGATCAAGGCAAAGAAGCTTAAGACCTTCTATGAGATTATTGCGGCCACCGGAACGGGTGACGGTTGCGAAATCTGTAAACCGGCCATCACGTCCATTCTGGCAGGAATGTGGAATGAAAATATCATGGAACCCGATCATCAGACACTCCAGGACAGCAATGATCGCTTTCTTGCCAATACACAGCGCGGCGGGCTGTACTCTGTCATTCCGCGTATCGCGGCTGGAGAGATTACCCCAGACAAACTGGTGGCCCTGGGTGAAACAGCCAAGGCTTATGGGCTCTACACCAAGATTACCGGCGGACAGCGAATAGATTTGTTCGGCGCCCAGGTACAGGACCTGCCGGATATCTGGGAAAAGCTGGTTGCGGCCGGCTTTGAAAGCGGCCATGCCTATGGCAAGGCCCTTCGGACGATCAAGAGCTGTGTCGGCACTACCTGGTGCCGTTACGGGGTGCAGGATTCCGTCGGCTTCGCAGTTCGACTGGAAAATCGCTACAAGGGAATTCGCGCGCCACATAAACTCAAGAGTGCCGTCTCAGGCTGTGTCCGTGAGTGCGCGGAGGCCCAGGGGAAAGACTTTGGATTGGTGGCGACGGAACATGGCTACAATCTCTATCTTTGCGGCAACGGCGGGGCCAAACCACGCCATGCAGATCTTTTTGCGACCGACATCGACGAAGAGACCACCGTGACTTATATTGATCGTTTTCTGATCTACTACATAATGACGGCGGATAAACTGACCCGGACCTCGGTCTGGATCGAGAAGTTGGAAGGCGGTATTGAACACCTGAAAGAGGTGATCATTGAAGACAAACTCGGCATCTGTGCCGAACTTGACGAGCGGATGCAATACTTGGTCGATACCTACAAATGTGAATGGACGGAGGTGGTGAACGATCCTGAAAGGCGGAAGGCCTTCCGTCAGTTTGTAAATACCGACGAGACGGAATCCAGTCTCGAAATTATCTCGGAGCGCGGCCAGCAACGGCCTGCAGATTGGCCAAGTGAATCGGTCTCGCTTGAACAGTTCAAGTTACTCCAGCAAAGGCTTCCCGAAGCCGACTTGGTACAGGAAAATCAATCTGCGTGGGTGAAGGTTGGAATCGTCTCTGACTTCCCAACGAACGGCGGAGCGACGATCAAGGTCGGAAAGGTCCAGATTGCCGTCTTCAATTTTGAAAGCCGGGGGAAATGGTATGCTTGCCAGCAGATGTGTCCGCATAAGAAGGCCTTTGTCTTGTCACGCGGCATCATTGGAGACGTCCAGGGGACACCCAAGGTGGCCTGTCCACTACACAAGAAAAACTTCTCGCTGGCTTCTGGAGAATCCCTGAACGGCGAAGCGTATGCAATTCGGGTGTTTCAGGTCAAGGTAGAGGGGGAGGAGGTCTTTCTGGATCTCCCGCCGATAGAGGTCTTGGATCAGATCCTGGCGACGGAAATAGGCTGCCGTCTTGCAACATCGTGTGATACCAGTCCGGACTTGTTACAGGTTTTGTAG
- a CDS encoding P-II family nitrogen regulator, with protein MKMIQAIIRPEKEREVISALEKAGFFSYTRLSVSGRGRQRGIQVGPVRYEELSKVWLMIVVNENEVDRVVDTIKIAARTGNPGDGKIFVSALTEARSVRKQTETT; from the coding sequence ATGAAAATGATTCAGGCCATTATCCGGCCCGAAAAAGAACGGGAGGTTATCTCAGCCCTTGAGAAGGCAGGGTTTTTCTCCTACACACGCCTTTCAGTCTCTGGGCGGGGGAGACAACGGGGGATACAGGTTGGGCCGGTTCGATACGAAGAGCTTTCAAAGGTCTGGTTGATGATTGTCGTCAACGAAAACGAGGTCGACCGCGTCGTAGACACCATCAAAATCGCCGCCCGTACCGGAAACCCGGGGGACGGTAAAATCTTTGTCTCCGCGCTTACCGAGGCGCGGTCGGTTCGGAAACAAACAGAAACTACTTAA
- a CDS encoding MFS transporter yields the protein MKTKELFKFRSPEIRALHLTWIAFFLCFYTWFNMAPLATTIVKSVGWLTVEQIKLLAICNVALTIPARVFIGMAMDKWGPRRVFSIMMIVMTLPGFVFAFGESFAQLLISRLILGCIGAGFVVGIHMTTLWFKPKDIGFAGGFYAGWGNFGSAAAAMTLPSIAFIFFGGEAGWRYAVASNCIFLLLYGIYYWFAITDGPIGTVFRKPRKVAAMEVSSWSDMIKLILWTIPMTGVLAVLVWKIQRTGFLGRIGTITAYGVVAAGVIYQALQVLKINLPILRQGVPKDDLYDFNSVGALNTTYVANFGAGLAVVSMLPAFFESTFTLSPAAAGLIASSFAFVNLFARPLGGVISDRMKSRKGVMVLYMLGTAVGFFLMGLISPAWPIPLAIIITVLCSCFVQGAGGATFAIIPLIKRRLTGQISGMVGAYGNVGAVIYLTVYSFVDTRTFFFVVASGAFISFLFCWRYLKEPEGAFGREYHLSSVDREIEGEALLHDLLPALDKLNQEETADRNDPVKKEQVKMEVGSNE from the coding sequence ATGAAAACCAAAGAACTTTTTAAATTTAGAAGCCCCGAGATTCGGGCGCTCCATTTGACCTGGATTGCATTTTTTCTTTGCTTTTATACCTGGTTTAACATGGCGCCGCTGGCGACGACGATTGTCAAATCGGTGGGGTGGCTGACGGTGGAGCAGATCAAGCTTCTCGCGATCTGCAATGTTGCCTTGACGATCCCGGCCCGCGTCTTCATCGGGATGGCGATGGACAAATGGGGTCCCCGGCGGGTCTTTTCCATCATGATGATCGTCATGACCCTTCCCGGCTTTGTTTTTGCTTTTGGAGAAAGTTTTGCACAGTTGCTGATTTCCCGTCTCATCCTCGGCTGTATCGGGGCCGGTTTTGTCGTCGGGATTCATATGACCACCCTTTGGTTCAAACCCAAGGACATCGGTTTTGCCGGAGGATTCTATGCCGGATGGGGAAACTTCGGGTCCGCAGCGGCGGCGATGACCCTTCCCTCCATTGCCTTCATCTTCTTTGGAGGAGAAGCGGGATGGCGTTATGCTGTGGCGTCCAACTGCATTTTCCTGCTCCTCTATGGGATCTACTACTGGTTTGCCATTACCGATGGGCCAATCGGGACCGTCTTTAGAAAGCCCAGGAAGGTCGCTGCAATGGAGGTCAGCAGCTGGTCCGACATGATCAAACTGATCCTCTGGACCATCCCGATGACGGGGGTGCTGGCCGTCCTCGTCTGGAAGATCCAACGAACCGGTTTTCTCGGAAGAATCGGGACGATAACGGCCTATGGCGTGGTCGCCGCCGGCGTTATTTATCAGGCACTTCAGGTCTTGAAGATCAATCTTCCGATTCTGCGGCAGGGGGTCCCGAAGGATGACCTCTACGACTTCAACAGCGTCGGCGCCCTCAACACCACCTATGTCGCCAATTTTGGGGCCGGGCTGGCGGTGGTCTCCATGCTCCCGGCCTTTTTTGAAAGCACCTTTACCCTCTCACCCGCAGCGGCCGGTCTGATTGCCTCCTCTTTTGCCTTTGTCAATCTCTTCGCCCGACCGCTGGGAGGGGTGATCTCTGACCGAATGAAGAGTCGGAAAGGGGTGATGGTCCTTTATATGCTTGGAACCGCCGTCGGATTTTTTCTGATGGGACTGATCTCTCCGGCCTGGCCCATCCCGCTTGCCATCATCATCACGGTCCTCTGTTCCTGCTTTGTCCAGGGGGCAGGCGGGGCCACTTTTGCCATTATCCCATTGATCAAGCGCCGCCTCACGGGCCAAATCTCGGGGATGGTCGGGGCTTACGGGAACGTCGGCGCGGTGATCTACCTGACGGTCTATTCTTTTGTAGACACCCGGACCTTCTTCTTTGTGGTTGCTTCCGGCGCCTTCATCAGCTTCCTCTTCTGCTGGCGCTACCTGAAAGAACCGGAGGGGGCCTTCGGAAGGGAATACCATCTCTCTTCGGTCGATCGTGAGATTGAGGGAGAGGCCCTCCTCCATGACCTCCTCCCGGCATTAGATAAATTGAATCAGGAAGAAACCGCGGACAGGAATGACCCCGTCAAAAAGGAGCAGGTTAAAATGGAGGTCGGTTCGAATGAATAA
- a CDS encoding P-II family nitrogen regulator, whose amino-acid sequence MKMIRAIIRTEQEEKVLKNLEDKGLYAVTKIPVLGRGQQRGIQVGRVSYSTLAKLMLILFVEEEEYEKALEAIESGADTDHPGDGKIFVQEVSEAYNIRTGIKDV is encoded by the coding sequence TTGAAGATGATCCGGGCCATTATCCGCACCGAACAGGAGGAAAAAGTCCTGAAGAACCTGGAGGACAAAGGACTCTATGCGGTGACCAAGATCCCGGTTCTGGGCCGTGGGCAACAGCGGGGAATCCAGGTGGGCCGCGTCAGTTATAGTACCCTGGCAAAGTTAATGCTCATCCTGTTTGTTGAGGAAGAAGAGTATGAAAAAGCGCTTGAGGCCATCGAAAGCGGGGCGGACACCGATCATCCGGGGGATGGAAAGATCTTTGTCCAGGAGGTCTCGGAGGCGTACAACATACGGACCGGCATAAAAGATGTATAA